The genome window AAATGATTCTTGTCCACATAAGGGATTCTGCATTTGTCTATACCTGCTAGTCTTGTTGGCAATATTTTCCATCGTTAAAACTTCAGTACAGCTTGATTTCTGGTTGTTGTTGTAGAAAAACATTTTCTGTTAGGTTTTTCCCTTCTGATGGGATACTTGAAGCTACTTGTTAAGGTTTTCATGCAAGTTTATGACAAGGCAGATGAGTTCATGTTGGAGCTCTGTTTTAGGCCCTCTGTCATGCTAAAATACCAACATGATGGTATAGCCAACTTCTTTCaccatttcttcccttttcaTAAACTCTGATTATTGTTTACTTCCAAAAAAATGTAGTTGTTACTGCCCCCTTTACAAGAGGCAAACGAGAGCTAAAGAGTCGAATTAGGTCTTCGAGGCAATTTGCCTTTTGTCAGTTATAAGTATCAAACTGCAAATACTGGATACCTGCTTGAACTAGTTATGGGAGAGAGCTCATTCTTGTTCCTTGAGATTCATCAGTCCACTCGATTGATTACCCAACTGTGTATCTAAAACTGAAACTCTTTATTGTAATTTCGAGTAAAATGCAATTTTGGTGCCTAAACTTTGATcgttgagcaattgtggttttcaaattttagacGAAAACAAATTTGATGCCTAATGTTACAATATTTAAACATGTGGTATATTTGATGGATTTTTTTATATCACACTGGAAAATGTCACATGCTGTCAAGTGCCCCGTaacaaaattgtaaaaaaaaaaaaattcatgtttataCCTAATTGAAGAATCTTCAAATTGTTACTTCAAACTcttcattttattattttttcggtAGGGGCCTTTTTTTTAGCAAAAGCACCCTCCAAAAATATGCGTATGCTGCTTTTTGTGGCGAGCACACGGTATTCTTTAGTAAAAGGCGAAAGAATAGCTCGCTCTGTGCTCACCACGCAGCTCCGTTAACTCTTCATATGAAACTAAATTTCACATATTTTTTCTTACAATTTCATGGTTGAATTCATGAAGGTTCAACCGAAATAAGggttttaaagtttttttttttcttgaaatcgAAAGGTATGGAGAAGAGAAGTGaagagaggagaggagaggggAGTTTTGAGGGTAAAAGATTAGTCCGAGTTGGTATTTTTTTAggttaatttattttctttttaaatgagTAATACACATCCTATTAATCCTTAAATTGGCTAGCGgattattattgatttttttgaaattctttTATAATTTCATTGCCAGGCACACAACAACACATAGCTTCTTCTAgtagaaatttgaaaaaaaatccaTCAAACGTATTAAATGTGCTTAAATAATGTTGAGTACCAGATTTGTTTTCCTCCAAAGTTCATGTACTAGAATTGGTTAAGAGTCAAAGTTTAGGCACCATAATTGCATTTTACTGTAATTTCATATGTATGTACTGATTTCTAATGCTTCAACTAGGCATCCCTTGGGAGGGATCGGTTGGGTGGGGTTGGGTAGGGTATGGGGGCAGGATTGTAAGTGGGGTCCTGCACTAAATCATTTCAAGGCTAGAATTTTGGGGACCGGGCTGGAACGGTTGTCAATGCAATCGATTCGGAAGCTTGTGTGCATTTTGTATACGGTGTAACATTATTTATACATGATGTAACACTAAAACAACAACAAGTAACACTAGAATAACATTTTATGGATTTCACACATGTTAAAATCTGGACCTTACAAATTTTGTTGGTCAAATCTTAATCATTAACCAGCAAGTACAGTAACCGTCCTGCCCCTTCTCCGAATTTTGAAAGCTGCTTCCTGCAGTTTTCAGGGAGAAAACCTGCGACGTGATGGTTCAGGACACTGGAGATAAAACCTTTATGATCATACTGGTCAACTCATTTTCTCTACTGGAAACTAGAATTAAACAGGTTTTACACTAAATTTGATTTCATTATAACTGAAATTCTAGTCAAGTGGGATTTTGCCTGTTTGTGCATAACCAGCAGCACTAATTTAGTTTGCCATTCAGTAGATGTTTTGAGCAATGTGACAAGAGAACTCAAAGGCAAAAGATTCTTTGTTATAACTTTACGTGTTACACTAGCTATCTGATTGACACGTCCCATATAATAATGGacaaaaatccaaattttaaaatatttcgcTTGATACGACACTTGTCATTTTATGACATAATGTAACATAGAAATGTATAACAGAAAACCTGAGGGCCGAACTAGAATTAAAAATCTCAACCTAACTTAGTAGTTTTAAATTTTTACCAACTGAGCTAGTTGCCTTATaggaactttaaaaaaaaaaaaagggtatacAATCAAATACTCTTCTCAAATTCGACTGTTTTAGTTTAGAAGTtgcaacttttttttctttgttttttttttcgataACCGATAATAGTCTACTCTACACTTACTCCTACTCTAATCTATTCTAGAGGAGACTCAATTGGACCTATGGAGGAGTCGACCGAAATTAAACTACCATCGGACCAGACGGGTGCACTACACACACGTCTAGATTTGTAGAAAGTCACATATTGTGGCCTTGCCTTCTATCCCAGGCCTTGCCTTCTATTCCACCAAGCCTTAATAATTTGATAGTGGCCACCAACCCAAAGGCGGTGGTTTGTTTATAAGTTGTAACAACATCCAAAATTTTGGGCTTAGTTGTTACTTGTTAGTTTAACTGTTTCCCTATATACTTATGCAAAGGAATTTAAGAACATTGACGACAAATATTTAGAAGCCAGCAGAATCATTTATTGAAGTTGTCTCCCCTTCCATCAAGAcctaatcaaaaggaaaaaagaaaaacggaaatagcaaatgaaaaggaaatagaAAATGCTTGTGTCGGCAACCTTGTagttgtcttttctttttcccttttaagatAAATTTGTGCTAATGCTATTGATTTACACTTTCTCCTTAAAATTCATTGTTGGTAAAACTCCTAAATATTATTTAATTTCTTTACTATGACAAGTTTAGATGACATTCCATGTTCATAGAAAATTTACTTGttctttttttattagaaaactATTTACTACTTCCTCCATCTACTTTGCTGgacttgttttcctttttcatctatTCTAAATTATCTAGTTCACTTTCTAATTAAAAAGTATAGTtaacttttaatttctttaaaataTCCTTATTTAATGTACTTTGTTATCAATTAATATACCCAATCTAATTTAATTGTAGTAAGTATAATACTTAATTTAGTCAAATGTACTAGCATATCCAAAATCACATGATGGTACCATTCTAAGCCTATTCATCaaatattattgtattcatgGTCTTGATTTTTGTGATAATTAATTGGTCATATAATATTGATGTAAAGGTAATTCAAGAAAAAGTGAGACTAAATTTACTCTTCCAAAAAtgtgaattaattttttaaaactgTATGGGAGAAAAAATCAAGGCTACTAATAAAGTGGGATAGAGGAAGTACTTATAAACGTCAATGAATGAAAGAATTTAGTCTAAGAACTTTAATTCTTAAACAGGTTATTGTATAGTTCTATCAAAAGTAGGCCATTTATCATAAACTAGTAATAGTCATAAATTTTGTAGATAAAATTGCTTGATAATTTAGGGGAAAGAGCTGAATTAACACTTAGAACTAGAATGGTTGCTATTCATAGTTCTTGGAAAGCAACATGTGACACTGTATGCACAGGGCAGATATTCTGGACAGTTACATATAATTATGGAAAACAATTAGCGGTCCAAATTGAATTGCGACTGATGTGATGCAGATTTTGGCTACTTaactgtctttttttttttttttttttaagtaaatcTTATGCAGCTTAATCTTGATTTAAGAGGCCCTAAATCTGTTTGCATAACGGTTATGAGGTTTTATTTGGTTTGAAATCGGAAATTGAAGTCTAAAGATCAAGCAATTATATTAAACATTTCAAAATCTTAGGGGCAAGGGAGAACACAAAAGAGAAGGTAACTGTGAAAAGGCAATCCCAAGGCATATCCCTGAATCTAGGCCTGAAATTTTTCTACAGAGAAGAGTGACAAAAGTAAGAGGGAATTTTCACACAACAACTTTTCCATTTCAAAATGGCAGCAATCCCTTGTGTTGTGGACCATGGCATGGACACCAAAATACATGCGTATGGGTATGACCAGTGCGTGACTGTGTGTGTTTGTAAAGAGCCCTTTAAAAAGCCTTCTCTACCATTGCTACTGCTGCTGCtgtttaaaatatattcttCATCACCTCCTGAAAATCCCTTTTGGAGAAGAAGGGTAAAGgagatgaagatgaagaaggGCTATCAACATTGCAGAATGCTAAAACTACCAAGATTTCCCCTGCATTGCTCTGTTTTGCTCATGCTTTTTACCATTTCTAGCACCCCATCTCAAGCATTTGATTATGGAGATGCACTTTCAAAATCCCTTCTGTACTTTGAAGCACAGAGGTCCGGTCGCTTACCATACAACCAAAGAGTCTCTTGGCGTCACCATTCTGGCCTAACAGATGGATTAGAACAAGGGGTATTACTCACAATGTTCAGTTTCAGTTGtatttttcttcaagaatttGAATTTTGGTTCATCATTTATGTTGTTTGAATACAGATTTTTAGTATGTTTTTACATGTGTGTTTGTAGGTGGACTTAGTTGGAGGCTACTATGATGCAGGTGACCATGTCAAGTTTGGATTGCCAATGGCATTCACAGTTACAATGTTGTCATGGGGTGTTATTGAATTTGGGCAACAAATTGAATTGGCTGGAGAAATGGAGCATGCTCTTGAGGCAATCAAATGGGGTGCTGATTATTTCagcaaggcacacactagaccTAATGTACTATGGGCTGAGGtacttaaatttttattttttaaaatgtggTTGTACCAAAATTTATGTATGATCATGCAAATGCAGAATGAGTAACAGTTTTAAGTATTTAAATTTTCAGGTTGGAGATGGAGATACTGATCATTACTGCTGGCAACGGCCGGAAGACATGACGACGTCCCGACGAGGGTACAAGATCGACGAGAAAAATCCCGGGTCGGATCTGGCCGGAGAGACGGCAGCTGCAATGGCTGCAGCATCAATTGTGTTTAGGAAAATCAACTCGCATTATTCTCACCTACTATTGCAGCATGCTCAAGAGGTAACAATTTTGAGTTTTTCGTTAAATCGAgataatttttggaaaaagtaCTAGATAATTTAGTTAATATGCTCTTAATTTAGATAGTTTTTGGAAgtaattttgattgatttttttttttttttttacttttttggttgaaatggatGCTGTTTTTGCAGTTGTTTGAATTTGGTGACAAGTACAGGGGAAAATACGATACAAGTGTGGGGGTGGTGAAGAACTATTATGAATCAGTGAGTGGGTTCATGGATGAGTTGTTGTGGGCAGCCTTGTGGCTATACAAAGCCACCGACAATGAAGATTATTTGAAGTATGTTATTGACAAGGCTCATTGTTTTGGTGGCATTGGCTGGGCTATTACCGAATTCAGTTGGGATGTTAAGTATGCTGGTCTTCAAATTATTGCCTCAAAGGTAAAATCCCTTCTACTCCTATAGCTTATACATtcagtaaatcttatatatatatattgatagtTTATGCATTATCACCATTGAATTTATGACATATACTCCCTCGTCCCATTGAAAGCATTTTACTTTCCATTTTGGGATGTCTCAAAACAATTGTCACCGTTGAGTCAAAGCactttttagtttctctttttaatATAACTTTTTTTTCTAATCATATGCACGTtaccattcaaatttaaaatttgaatttgtggGGATAAATTAGAAAGAAATACACAAACATCACAATCAAACCACTATTGTTAAAAAGTTGGATTCCCCAAACATGATTAAATAAATGGAACGGAGAGAGTAtgtaaaagttaaatttcaaattcaaattttacatggTTGTTATTTATGTAATACTATATAACTGTAGGAAAAATTAATTCTTATACATTTGCTATGATATTTTACAGGTTTTAAAACTGTAATTGTATTGCACCCCTATACTATTATTGCTTTGTAATTTACACTACAAACTATCAATTGTAGTATTTAACTACATTATACTATCAGCATATAGCATTAGATTGCTCAAATTGGTCGCATTTTCGTATAGATTTTAACTAAAAGACATAAATACCCCTGAATGAGCATAATTACTTTAGATGAACATAAATACCCCGTAATTACTATAGTCTTTTTcattaaaaagtgaaaaaaaagcttattgaattttaatttatttcaagaGTGTTAGATATATTGATAGTATAAGATACTAATACGCTAAAATCGATAGCCTAATTGGCCAAGTGCAGATCGGTGATGTTTCAAAGGTACATATTTTAGGCATTCTAAAACACGTTAACGaaaaaatt of Coffea arabica cultivar ET-39 chromosome 5c, Coffea Arabica ET-39 HiFi, whole genome shotgun sequence contains these proteins:
- the LOC140003868 gene encoding endoglucanase 11-like; translated protein: MAAIPCVVDHGMDTKIHAYGYDQCVTVCVCKEPFKKPSLPLLLLLLFKIYSSSPPENPFWRRRVKEMKMKKGYQHCRMLKLPRFPLHCSVLLMLFTISSTPSQAFDYGDALSKSLLYFEAQRSGRLPYNQRVSWRHHSGLTDGLEQGVDLVGGYYDAGDHVKFGLPMAFTVTMLSWGVIEFGQQIELAGEMEHALEAIKWGADYFSKAHTRPNVLWAEVGDGDTDHYCWQRPEDMTTSRRGYKIDEKNPGSDLAGETAAAMAAASIVFRKINSHYSHLLLQHAQELFEFGDKYRGKYDTSVGVVKNYYESVSGFMDELLWAALWLYKATDNEDYLKYVIDKAHCFGGIGWAITEFSWDVKYAGLQIIASKLLHEEKHRPQYTHILEQYRSKAEYYICSCLGKNNGSKNNIDRTPAGLLYIRQWNNMQYVSSAAFLLTIYSDFLQKSHQKVKCHEGLVGHQELRNLAKSQVDYILGSNPQNMSYLVGYGLRFPTRVHHRGASIVSYKENKGFIGCTQGYDNWYSNPKPNPNVIVGALVGGPDCQDNFSDERGNYMQTEACTYNTAPLVGVFARLNELQVPLRASY